One segment of Pandoraea pnomenusa DNA contains the following:
- a CDS encoding fumarylacetoacetate hydrolase family protein: MKLATRKDGTRDGQLIVVSRDLSTACIADAIAPTLQRVLDDWTFYAPQLQTLYTELNHHRARNSFAFDPAECMAPLPRAYQWADGSAYVNHVELVRKARGAEMPPEFWTDPLMYQGGSDDFIGPTDDIVCASEDFGIDFEAEVAVVTSDVPMGASPARALEGVRLLMLVNDVSLRNLIPAELAKGFGFFQSKPASSFSPVAITPDELGDAWRDGRVHRPLTVKWNDRKFGAPECGEDMVFDFGQLVAHVCKTRNVRAGTIVGSGTISNKDRSRGSACIAEKRMLETIDKGAPETAFMRYGDRVRIEMFDAQGKSIFGAIDQAVAPLDE; the protein is encoded by the coding sequence ATGAAACTTGCCACTCGTAAGGACGGCACCCGTGACGGCCAGTTGATCGTCGTCTCGCGCGACCTGTCGACCGCCTGCATTGCCGATGCCATCGCCCCCACGCTGCAACGCGTGCTCGACGACTGGACCTTTTACGCGCCGCAACTGCAAACGCTTTACACCGAGCTCAATCATCATCGTGCGCGCAACAGCTTCGCGTTCGACCCAGCCGAGTGCATGGCGCCGTTGCCGCGGGCGTATCAGTGGGCCGACGGTTCGGCCTACGTGAATCATGTCGAGCTGGTGCGCAAGGCGCGCGGTGCGGAAATGCCGCCCGAGTTCTGGACCGATCCGCTCATGTATCAGGGCGGCAGCGACGACTTCATCGGTCCGACGGACGACATCGTGTGCGCGTCGGAAGACTTCGGTATCGACTTCGAGGCCGAGGTCGCGGTGGTGACCTCGGACGTGCCCATGGGCGCGAGCCCGGCGCGTGCCCTCGAGGGCGTGCGTCTGCTCATGCTGGTCAACGACGTGAGCCTGCGCAACCTGATCCCGGCCGAACTGGCCAAGGGCTTCGGCTTCTTCCAGAGCAAGCCGGCGAGCAGCTTCTCGCCGGTGGCGATCACGCCCGACGAACTCGGCGACGCCTGGCGCGACGGCCGCGTGCATCGTCCGCTCACGGTGAAGTGGAACGACAGGAAGTTTGGTGCGCCGGAGTGCGGCGAGGACATGGTCTTCGATTTCGGTCAGCTCGTGGCCCATGTGTGCAAGACACGCAACGTGCGCGCAGGCACGATCGTCGGCTCGGGCACCATCTCGAACAAGGATCGCAGTCGCGGAAGCGCGTGCATTGCCGAGAAGCGCATGCTGGAGACGATCGACAAGGGCGCCCCGGAGACGGCATTCATGCGCTATGGCGATCGCGTTCGCATCGAGATGTTCGACGCACAGGGCAAATCGATCTTCGGGGCCATCGACCAGGCGGTCGCGCCGCTCGACGAATAA
- a CDS encoding DUF3108 domain-containing protein, giving the protein MWVALHRTPLDDTPIPVIPITLIPLKPVAPPAPEASPTPPPPKPTKPPVRKPVTKPVTKPAAPPARPDSLAAPATADTPGPHAASETVAGAGDTPDAAASDAAAQTPPGPPLTAAAANGDKFDPPPSATLTYDALMNGVRNQTGQLQWVNENGHYRLRIAVPIIFFGTFEFISEGGFDVNGIAPSRYVEKRGRRAEYVTDFLREGAPTLTFSRSGQTAPLAPGAQDRFSVMMQLASYARGNPERYTQVGVTHEFTVVDTDSSEVWPVQYVGSETLTTPQGYVETRHFTRLPRKAGDERRVDIWLAPSLDWMPVRVKQTEPSGNEFELIFTQKSAP; this is encoded by the coding sequence ATGTGGGTCGCCCTGCATCGCACGCCGCTCGATGACACGCCGATCCCCGTCATTCCGATCACGCTGATTCCACTCAAGCCGGTGGCGCCCCCTGCCCCTGAGGCCTCGCCCACGCCACCGCCCCCGAAGCCGACGAAGCCCCCCGTGCGCAAGCCCGTGACCAAGCCCGTGACCAAGCCGGCCGCGCCCCCGGCGCGGCCCGACTCGCTGGCGGCCCCCGCCACGGCCGATACGCCCGGTCCGCATGCGGCCTCCGAGACCGTCGCCGGCGCGGGTGACACCCCGGACGCGGCAGCGAGCGACGCGGCGGCGCAAACGCCGCCCGGCCCGCCGCTCACGGCGGCGGCTGCCAATGGCGACAAGTTCGATCCGCCGCCATCCGCCACGCTCACTTACGACGCGCTCATGAACGGTGTGCGCAACCAGACCGGCCAACTGCAATGGGTGAACGAGAACGGGCACTACCGACTGCGCATTGCCGTGCCGATCATCTTTTTCGGAACGTTCGAGTTCATCAGCGAAGGCGGCTTCGACGTGAACGGCATCGCGCCGTCCCGTTACGTGGAAAAACGCGGGCGGCGGGCCGAGTACGTCACCGATTTCCTTCGCGAAGGCGCCCCGACGCTGACGTTCTCGCGCTCGGGCCAGACGGCGCCGCTCGCACCTGGCGCCCAGGACCGTTTCAGCGTGATGATGCAACTGGCGAGCTACGCGCGGGGCAACCCCGAACGCTACACGCAGGTGGGCGTCACGCATGAGTTCACCGTGGTCGACACCGACAGCAGCGAAGTGTGGCCGGTGCAGTACGTGGGCAGCGAGACGCTGACCACACCGCAGGGGTATGTCGAGACGCGCCACTTCACGCGCTTGCCGCGCAAGGCGGGCGACGAGCGGCGTGTCGACATCTGGCTCGCGCCGTCGCTCGACTGGATGCCGGTGCGCGTGAAGCAGACCGAGCCGTCAGGCAACGAATTCGAGTTGATATTCACCCAGAAGTCCGCGCCCTGA
- a CDS encoding IclR family transcriptional regulator has protein sequence MTAPDPNNKIDHDDTAPDEEKTRSGIQSIEVGFRLIEVLTEASNAMMLRDLAHAAGMNPAKAHRYLVSFQRLGLIVQDPVSGRYDLGPFTLRMGLAHLARIDAFKAARFALSELRDAIDQTVGLAVWGNQGPTVVHWLESTFPMRVPLRLGDVMPMLESAAGRLFAAYLPARQTAPLIDAALTALQHASRHHLPATRAQYDAVLDDVRAHRAARVEGTVLPSVNAFCMPVFDATGQLVMGLMALGPESRFDASWGGPIDTALRTLAQKLSADLGHAQAPGHRP, from the coding sequence ATGACAGCGCCTGACCCAAACAACAAGATCGATCACGACGACACCGCGCCCGACGAGGAGAAGACCCGCTCGGGCATCCAGTCCATCGAGGTCGGCTTCCGGCTCATCGAAGTTCTCACCGAGGCGTCGAACGCGATGATGCTGCGCGATCTCGCCCACGCCGCGGGCATGAATCCCGCCAAGGCGCACCGCTATCTCGTGAGTTTCCAGCGGCTGGGGCTCATCGTGCAGGACCCCGTGAGCGGCCGTTACGACCTCGGCCCCTTCACGCTGCGCATGGGCCTCGCCCATCTCGCGCGCATCGACGCCTTCAAGGCCGCCCGGTTTGCCCTGTCCGAACTGCGCGACGCCATCGATCAGACGGTCGGTCTCGCCGTCTGGGGAAACCAGGGACCGACCGTCGTGCACTGGCTCGAGTCAACGTTCCCGATGCGCGTGCCACTGCGTCTGGGCGACGTGATGCCGATGCTCGAATCGGCGGCCGGACGCCTTTTCGCCGCCTACCTGCCGGCCCGTCAGACGGCGCCGCTCATCGACGCGGCCCTCACCGCCCTGCAGCACGCCTCGCGCCACCACCTGCCGGCCACGCGAGCGCAGTACGATGCGGTGCTCGACGATGTGCGCGCACACCGTGCGGCACGCGTGGAAGGCACGGTGTTGCCGTCCGTCAATGCGTTCTGCATGCCGGTGTTCGACGCGACAGGGCAACTCGTCATGGGGCTCATGGCGCTCGGCCCCGAAAGCCGCTTCGACGCCAGTTGGGGCGGACCGATCGACACGGCCTTGCGCACCCTCGCGCAAAAGCTCTCCGCGGATCTGGGCCATGCGCAGGCGCCCGGCCACCGGCCCTGA
- the pcaD gene encoding 3-oxoadipate enol-lactonase, translating into MKVSANGASLHYVVDGHGPWLTLAHPLGADLTVWDDLVPELAAHFRVLRYDSRGHGRSDVPHGPYTVKQLAADATALLSSLEIPRTHFVGISMGGAVAQQVALDAPERIASLTLIDTTAGYDEADAKRFRERAAQARDHGMKALADGTLDRWLSEGFRKRHPHRAERIRALVAGAHPEGFAAACEALAAFDVRSRLHEIETPTLVLVGENDPSTPPPVAQRIADGIAGARLVVVPDAAHLSIVEQKQFVTNALATFLQGAASNV; encoded by the coding sequence ATGAAAGTCAGTGCCAACGGAGCATCGCTGCATTACGTGGTGGACGGCCATGGTCCCTGGCTGACGCTGGCGCACCCATTGGGTGCGGACCTGACGGTCTGGGACGATCTGGTGCCCGAACTGGCGGCACATTTCCGGGTATTGCGCTACGACAGCCGCGGCCACGGCCGCAGCGACGTGCCCCATGGGCCCTACACCGTCAAGCAGTTGGCCGCGGACGCCACGGCACTGCTCAGTTCACTGGAAATCCCCCGCACCCATTTCGTGGGTATCTCGATGGGCGGCGCAGTCGCCCAGCAGGTCGCCCTCGACGCCCCCGAGCGTATTGCCAGCCTCACGCTGATCGACACCACCGCCGGCTATGACGAGGCCGACGCCAAACGCTTTCGAGAGCGCGCCGCGCAGGCCCGCGACCATGGCATGAAGGCGCTGGCGGATGGCACGCTGGACCGCTGGTTGAGCGAGGGGTTTCGCAAGCGTCATCCGCATCGGGCCGAGCGGATTCGGGCGCTGGTGGCCGGCGCCCATCCGGAGGGTTTTGCCGCGGCGTGCGAAGCGCTTGCCGCGTTCGACGTGCGATCGAGGTTGCACGAAATCGAGACGCCGACGCTGGTGCTGGTAGGGGAAAACGATCCCTCCACCCCGCCACCTGTCGCGCAGCGCATTGCCGACGGTATCGCCGGCGCCCGTCTGGTGGTCGTGCCCGACGCCGCGCATCTGTCGATCGTCGAGCAGAAACAGTTCGTAACCAATGCCCTTGCAACGTTTTTGCAAGGGGCCGCATCTAACGTATGA
- a CDS encoding BTH_I0359 family protein — MLMIYNSPNYCVVEFAADNGNHSLSAGGYEIVDKTAGREIFLDGTLARQFREEVQKLIATEPSEDEVDEFLGQFDTFMTNPVVLH, encoded by the coding sequence ATGCTCATGATTTACAACAGCCCGAATTACTGTGTCGTTGAGTTTGCCGCGGATAACGGCAATCACTCGCTGTCTGCCGGTGGCTATGAAATCGTGGACAAGACCGCTGGCCGTGAGATCTTTCTCGACGGCACGCTTGCCCGGCAATTCCGTGAAGAGGTGCAGAAATTGATCGCCACCGAGCCTTCCGAAGACGAAGTCGACGAATTTCTCGGACAGTTCGACACCTTCATGACGAATCCGGTCGTGCTCCACTGA
- a CDS encoding rhodanese-like domain-containing protein, producing the protein MEFLLPGAAHQFLQANANALFVDCRSEMEYLFVGHPAGAIHVAWNDGPDWEINPHFVQSVRKLAGAGGDRPVLLICRSGNRSTAAGEALEAAGFLNVYGVLHGFEGDLDATHHRNAVNGWRFEGLPWEQC; encoded by the coding sequence ATGGAATTCCTTCTGCCGGGCGCCGCCCACCAGTTTCTGCAAGCCAACGCCAACGCGCTGTTCGTCGATTGCCGCAGCGAGATGGAATACCTGTTCGTCGGGCATCCGGCCGGGGCCATCCACGTGGCCTGGAACGACGGCCCGGACTGGGAGATCAACCCGCATTTCGTCCAAAGCGTTCGCAAGCTTGCGGGCGCGGGCGGCGACCGGCCGGTACTGCTGATCTGCCGCAGCGGGAATCGCAGCACGGCGGCGGGCGAAGCGCTGGAGGCCGCGGGTTTCCTGAACGTCTACGGTGTGCTGCACGGCTTCGAAGGCGATCTGGACGCCACGCACCACCGCAACGCCGTGAATGGCTGGCGCTTCGAGGGTCTGCCCTGGGAGCAGTGCTGA
- the metH gene encoding methionine synthase yields the protein MSQTSLVPPMRLSGLEPFNIGEGTLFVNVGERTNVTGSKAFARMILNGQFDEALAVARQQVENGAQVIDINMDEAMLDSKAAMVRFMNLIASEPDIARVPIMIDSSKWEVIEAGLKCVQGKAIVNSISLKEGRDAFVQHAKRIRRYGAAAVVMAFDEQGQADTYQRKIEICERSYRVLVDEVGFPPEDIIFDPNIFAVATGIEEHNNYAVDFINATRWIKQHLPGAKISGGVSNVSFSFRGNDIVREAIHTVFLYHAIQAGMDMGIVNAGQLGVYENLDPELRERVEDVVLNRRDDSTERLLEIADRFKGGAQKREENLEWRNQPVEARLSHALVHGITTFIVEDTEEVRQKIAAAGGRPIQVIEGPLMDGMNVVGDLFGAGKMFLPQVVKSARVMKQAVAHLVPFIEEEKARMAAAGEDVRSKGKIVIATVKGDVHDIGKNIVTVVLQCNNFEVVNMGVMVPCAEILAKAKEEGADIIGLSGLITPSLEEMAYVASEMQRDDYFRLRNIPLLIGGATTSRVHTAVKIAPNYDGPVIYVPDASRSVSVASNLLSDDAAERYLEEVKTDYERVRAQHANRKATPMVSLATARENKFKVDWSSYVPPRPKFIGRRVFKNYDLAELADFIDWGPFFQTWDLAGPFPAILNDEIVGESAQRVFADGKDMLDRLIKGRWLTANGVIAMLPANVVNDDDIEIYTDESRTEVAFTWHNLRQQSERPVVDGVRRPNRSLADFIAPKDSGVADYIGVFAVTAGLGVDAREAGFLATHDDYSAIMLKALADRLAEAFAECMHARVRRDFWGYASDEQLDNNALIKEQYVGIRPAPGYPACPEHSVKGPMFHYLQAHEIGMSVTESLAMLPAASVSGFYLSHPDSTYFSVGKIGPDQVEDFMERTGVDEATARRLLAPQLS from the coding sequence ATGAGCCAAACGTCCCTCGTACCGCCGATGCGCCTGTCCGGCCTCGAGCCTTTCAACATCGGTGAAGGCACGCTGTTCGTCAACGTTGGCGAGCGCACCAATGTCACGGGCTCGAAAGCGTTCGCGCGCATGATTCTGAACGGCCAATTCGACGAAGCGCTCGCGGTCGCCCGCCAGCAGGTCGAGAACGGCGCGCAGGTCATCGACATCAACATGGACGAGGCCATGCTCGACTCGAAGGCGGCGATGGTTCGCTTCATGAACCTGATCGCCTCCGAGCCGGACATCGCGCGCGTGCCGATCATGATCGATTCGTCGAAGTGGGAAGTGATCGAGGCGGGCCTGAAGTGCGTGCAGGGCAAGGCAATCGTCAACTCGATCTCGCTCAAGGAAGGCAGGGACGCGTTCGTGCAGCACGCCAAACGCATCCGTCGTTATGGCGCCGCGGCCGTGGTCATGGCCTTCGACGAACAGGGGCAGGCCGATACCTACCAGCGCAAGATCGAGATCTGCGAGCGCAGCTACCGCGTACTCGTCGACGAAGTCGGCTTCCCTCCCGAGGACATCATCTTCGATCCGAACATCTTCGCGGTTGCCACCGGCATCGAGGAACACAACAACTACGCGGTCGACTTCATCAACGCCACGCGCTGGATCAAGCAGCACCTGCCCGGCGCGAAGATCAGCGGCGGCGTGTCGAACGTGTCGTTCTCGTTCCGCGGCAACGACATCGTTCGAGAGGCAATCCACACCGTGTTCCTGTACCACGCGATTCAGGCGGGCATGGACATGGGCATCGTCAACGCCGGCCAGCTCGGCGTGTACGAGAATCTCGATCCCGAGCTGCGCGAGCGCGTGGAAGACGTGGTACTCAACCGGCGCGACGACAGCACCGAGCGTCTGCTGGAAATCGCCGACCGCTTCAAGGGCGGGGCGCAAAAGCGCGAGGAAAACCTGGAGTGGCGCAACCAGCCGGTCGAGGCGCGCCTGTCGCACGCGCTGGTGCACGGCATCACCACGTTCATCGTGGAAGACACCGAGGAAGTGCGCCAGAAGATCGCCGCGGCGGGCGGACGTCCGATTCAGGTCATCGAAGGCCCGCTCATGGACGGCATGAACGTCGTGGGCGATCTGTTCGGCGCGGGCAAGATGTTCCTGCCGCAGGTCGTGAAGAGCGCGCGCGTGATGAAGCAGGCCGTCGCGCATCTGGTGCCGTTCATCGAGGAAGAAAAGGCACGCATGGCGGCCGCCGGCGAAGACGTGCGCTCCAAAGGCAAGATCGTGATCGCCACGGTCAAGGGCGACGTGCACGATATCGGCAAGAACATCGTGACGGTGGTGCTCCAGTGCAACAACTTCGAGGTCGTCAACATGGGCGTGATGGTGCCGTGCGCCGAAATCCTCGCCAAGGCGAAGGAAGAAGGCGCCGACATCATCGGCCTGTCGGGCCTCATCACGCCCAGTCTCGAGGAAATGGCCTATGTGGCCTCGGAAATGCAGCGCGACGACTATTTCCGCCTGCGCAACATCCCGTTGCTCATCGGCGGTGCGACGACCTCGCGCGTGCATACGGCCGTGAAGATCGCGCCGAATTATGACGGCCCGGTGATCTACGTGCCCGACGCCTCGCGTTCGGTCTCGGTGGCCTCGAACCTGCTCTCCGACGACGCCGCCGAGCGGTACCTGGAAGAGGTGAAGACGGATTACGAACGCGTGCGCGCCCAACACGCCAACCGCAAGGCCACGCCGATGGTGTCGCTCGCCACCGCGCGCGAGAACAAGTTCAAGGTCGACTGGTCGTCCTACGTGCCGCCCAGGCCCAAGTTCATCGGCCGGCGCGTGTTCAAGAATTACGACCTCGCCGAGCTGGCCGACTTCATCGATTGGGGCCCCTTCTTCCAGACGTGGGATCTCGCCGGACCGTTCCCCGCGATTCTGAACGACGAGATCGTCGGCGAATCGGCGCAGCGCGTGTTCGCCGACGGCAAGGACATGCTCGATCGCCTGATCAAGGGTCGCTGGCTCACCGCCAACGGCGTGATCGCCATGCTGCCCGCGAACGTGGTGAATGACGACGACATCGAGATCTATACCGACGAATCTCGCACGGAGGTCGCGTTCACGTGGCATAACCTGCGCCAGCAAAGCGAGCGCCCGGTGGTCGACGGCGTGCGCCGCCCGAACCGTTCGCTGGCCGACTTCATCGCGCCGAAAGACAGCGGCGTGGCCGACTACATCGGCGTGTTCGCCGTGACGGCGGGCCTTGGCGTGGACGCCAGGGAGGCGGGGTTCCTCGCCACCCACGACGACTACAGCGCGATCATGCTCAAGGCGCTGGCGGATCGTCTGGCCGAAGCCTTCGCCGAATGCATGCACGCCCGCGTGCGACGCGACTTCTGGGGCTACGCGAGCGACGAACAACTCGACAACAACGCCCTCATCAAGGAGCAATACGTCGGCATTCGTCCGGCACCGGGATACCCGGCGTGTCCGGAGCACTCGGTGAAGGGGCCGATGTTCCACTACCTCCAGGCGCACGAAATCGGCATGAGCGTGACGGAATCGTTGGCCATGTTGCCCGCGGCGAGCGTATCCGGCTTCTACCTGTCGCACCCGGACAGCACGTACTTCAGCGTCGGCAAGATCGGCCCCGATCAGGTCGAAGACTTCATGGAACGCACGGGCGTGGACGAGGCGACGGCACGACGTCTGCTCGCGCCGCAACTGTCGTGA
- a CDS encoding homocysteine S-methyltransferase family protein, producing MTTATPPAANATPSTRAYTRGQALPALLESRILILDGAMGTMIQQYKLGEAEYRGERFADFAHDVKGNNELLSLTRPDVISEIHRKYLAAGADIIETNTFGATTIAQSDYHMEALADEMNRESARLAREACNAFSTPEKPRFAAGAIGPTPKTASISPDVNDPGARNVDFDQLRDAYYAQAKSLLDGGVDLFLVETIFDTLNAKAALFAIDELFEDTGELLPIMISGTVTDASGRILSGQTVEAFWNSLRHARPLTFGLNCALGATLMRPYIAELSKLCNTYVSVYPNAGLPNPMSDTGFDETPDVTSGLLREFAQAGLVNLAGGCCGTTPEHIAEIAKALADVKPRRWPSQYRSADV from the coding sequence ATGACCACCGCAACCCCACCCGCCGCAAACGCCACGCCATCCACGCGCGCCTATACGCGCGGGCAGGCGCTGCCTGCGCTGCTCGAGTCGCGCATCCTGATTCTGGACGGCGCGATGGGGACCATGATCCAGCAATACAAGCTGGGCGAGGCCGAGTATCGCGGCGAGCGTTTTGCCGACTTCGCGCACGACGTCAAGGGCAACAACGAACTGCTCTCGCTGACCCGCCCGGACGTGATCAGCGAGATCCACCGCAAGTATCTGGCAGCGGGCGCCGACATCATCGAGACGAACACCTTCGGCGCGACCACGATCGCCCAGAGCGACTATCACATGGAAGCGCTGGCCGACGAGATGAACCGGGAGTCCGCGCGGCTCGCGCGCGAGGCGTGCAATGCCTTCAGCACGCCCGAGAAGCCGCGTTTCGCCGCCGGCGCCATCGGCCCGACGCCCAAGACGGCGAGCATCAGCCCGGACGTGAACGATCCGGGCGCGCGCAACGTCGACTTCGATCAGTTGCGCGACGCGTATTATGCGCAAGCCAAATCGCTGCTCGACGGCGGTGTGGACCTGTTTCTCGTCGAGACCATCTTCGACACGCTCAACGCCAAGGCCGCGCTCTTCGCCATCGACGAACTGTTCGAAGACACCGGCGAGCTGCTGCCGATCATGATCTCGGGCACGGTGACCGACGCGTCCGGGCGCATTCTGTCCGGCCAGACGGTCGAGGCCTTCTGGAACTCGCTGCGCCACGCCCGCCCGCTCACGTTCGGCCTGAACTGCGCGCTGGGCGCGACGCTGATGCGTCCTTACATCGCCGAGCTGTCGAAGCTCTGCAACACGTATGTGTCGGTCTATCCGAACGCCGGCCTGCCCAATCCGATGAGCGACACCGGCTTCGACGAGACGCCCGACGTGACCTCCGGCCTGCTCAGGGAGTTTGCCCAGGCCGGGCTGGTGAATCTGGCGGGCGGTTGTTGCGGCACGACGCCGGAGCATATCGCCGAGATCGCCAAGGCATTGGCCGACGTGAAGCCGCGCCGCTGGCCGTCGCAATACCGCAGCGCCGACGTCTGA
- a CDS encoding MgtC/SapB family protein, whose product MQSLQNFQLLPLLNTTISLFVAFVLGTIIGVERQVRQRTAGLRTNVLVAVGAAAFVDLSMRLMPGDTRVIAYVVSGVGFLGAGAIMKDGASVRGLNTAATLWGSAAVGAAAGASLIVEAVVVAAFVLAANTLLRPVVNRINRAPINEATSEATYALSVICARTVQRDVLDKVEAWLEASNYPVRALDIHPFGESEVEIEALLLPTAVKAGELDALTDHLETLPGVNQVFWSSRSDD is encoded by the coding sequence CTGCAAAGCCTCCAGAATTTCCAGCTCCTGCCGCTGCTCAACACGACGATCTCCCTGTTCGTGGCCTTCGTGCTCGGCACGATCATCGGCGTGGAGCGGCAAGTCCGCCAGCGAACGGCAGGCCTGCGCACCAACGTGCTGGTCGCCGTGGGCGCCGCCGCCTTCGTCGACCTGTCGATGCGGCTCATGCCCGGCGACACACGCGTGATCGCCTACGTCGTCTCGGGGGTGGGCTTCCTCGGCGCGGGCGCCATCATGAAAGACGGCGCGTCCGTGCGCGGCCTGAACACGGCGGCCACGCTGTGGGGCTCGGCGGCCGTGGGCGCCGCCGCGGGCGCGAGCCTGATCGTCGAAGCGGTCGTGGTCGCGGCCTTCGTGCTCGCGGCCAACACGCTGCTGCGACCGGTTGTCAACCGTATCAACCGCGCGCCGATCAACGAAGCCACGTCCGAAGCGACCTACGCGCTGTCGGTCATCTGCGCGCGCACCGTCCAGCGCGATGTGCTCGACAAGGTCGAAGCATGGCTCGAAGCCTCGAACTATCCGGTGCGTGCGCTGGACATCCACCCGTTCGGCGAGTCCGAAGTCGAAATCGAGGCACTGCTTCTGCCGACCGCCGTCAAGGCCGGCGAACTCGACGCGCTGACCGATCACCTCGAGACGCTGCCCGGCGTGAATCAGGTGTTCTGGTCGAGTCGTTCGGATGACTAA